A DNA window from Zonotrichia albicollis isolate bZonAlb1 chromosome 2, bZonAlb1.hap1, whole genome shotgun sequence contains the following coding sequences:
- the GJA8 gene encoding gap junction alpha-8 protein, which produces MGDWSFLGNILEQVNEQSTVIGRVWLTVLFIFRILILGTAAELVWGDEQSDFVCNTQQPGCENVCYDEAFPISHIRLWVLQIIFVSTPSLMYFGHAVHHVRMEEKRKEREEAERRQQAEVDEEKLPLAPNQNKGNNPDGTKKFRLEGTLLRTYIFHIIFKTLFEVGFIVGQYFLYGFRILPLYRCGRWPCPNLVDCFVSRPTEKTIFIMFMLVVASVSLFLNLVEISHLILKRIRRALRRPAEEQLGEVPEKPLHAIAVPSIPKAKGYKLLEEEKPVSHYFPLTEVGVEPSPLPSAYNEFEEKIGMGPLEDLSRAFDERLPSYAQAKEPEEEKVRAEEEEREEEHPGPQEEPGVKKAEEEAGRDEVEGPSAPAELAADMRPLSRLSKASSRARSDDLTV; this is translated from the coding sequence ATGGGTGACTGGAGTTTCTTGGGGAACATTTTAGAGCAGGTGAATGAGCAGTCCACTGTCATCGGGAGAGTTTGGCTCACAGTGCTCTTCATTTTCCGCATCCTGATCCTGGGCACGGCCGCCGAGCTCGTGTGGGGGGACGAGCAGTCAGACTTTGTGTGCAACACCCAGCAACCTGGTTGTGAGAATGTCTGCTACGATGAGGCCTTCCCCATCTCCCACATCCGCCTCTGGGTCCTGCAGATCATCTTTGTGTCCACGCCTTCGCTGATGTACTTTGGGCATGCCGTGCACCACGTCCgcatggaggagaagaggaaagagaGGGAGGAAGCTGAGAGGCGCCAGCAAGCTGAGGTGGATGAAGAGAAGCTGCCCCTGGctccaaaccaaaacaaaggcAACAACCCTGATGGAACCAAGAAGTTTCGCCTGGAAGGTACTCTCCTGAGAACCTACATCTTCCACATAATTTTCAAAACCCTCTTTGAGGTGGGATTCATAGTAGGTCAGTACTTCCTGTATGGCTTCCGAATTCTCCCCCTTTACCGCTGCGGGCGGTGGCCCTGTCCCAATCTTGTGGACTGTTTTGTCTCCAGGCCCACGGAGAAGACCATCTTCATTATGTTCATGCTGGTGGTGGCTTCCGTGTCCCTCTTCCTCAACCTGGTGGAGATCAGTCATTTGATCTTGAAAAGGATCCGGAGGGCTCTGAGGAGGccggcagaggagcagcttggAGAGGTCCCCGAGAAGCCCCTCCACGCCATCGCAgtcccctccatcccaaagGCCAAAGGCTACAAGCTGCTGGAGGAAGAGAAGCCAGTGTCCCACTATTTCCCTCTCACGGAAGTAGGGGTTGAGCCCAGCCCCCTTCCATCAGCCTACAACGAGTTTGAGGAGAAGATTGGGATGGGACCACTGGAAGATCTCTCCAGGGCATTCGATGAGAGGCTACCGTCGTACGCGCAAGCAAAGGAACCAGAAGAGGAGAAGGTAcgagcagaggaggaggaacgAGAGGAGGAGCATCCAGGGCCTCAGGAGGAGCCAGGGGTGAAGAAAGCAGAAGAAGAGGCGGGGAGAGATGAAGTGGAAGGGCCTTCAGCACCTGCTGAGCTTGCCGCTGATATGAGACCCCTGAGCAGGCTAAGTAAAGCCAGCAGCCGGGCCAGGTCAGATGATTTGACTGTATGA